The Maridesulfovibrio sp. genomic sequence ACTTATGCATTATACATCCCTATGATTAACCACATCTTTTTTCCCTTTTTCTTTTTTTTCTTTTTTAAGACTGAAATATAGTCATTCCGTGGTTATGGAAAAACACCAATTGAAATTTAAACAGGCCACGGGCAAAAATCCCGTGGCTTTTTTATTTTATAACTTCAACCCTTTACCGGGATCAGCCATATCAGGAGGCAAGCGATGATCTTCGATGTAGACAAAGAAACCATGCCGAGGGAAGAGCTGGAAGAATTACAGCTCAAGCGTCTTAAACAACTTTGTGAGCGCGTTTACGCCAATGTTCCCTTTTACGCCAAAAAATTTAAGGAATTGGGAATCGAACCCAAAGATATCAACTCCCTATCCGACATCACCAAGCTTCCCTTTACCGAAAAGCAGGATCTTCGTAACCACTACCCCTTCGGCCTGTTTGCTGTTTCCCGCGAGAACATCGTCCGTATACATTCATCCTCCGGTACAACCGGAAAGGCTACTGTTGTCGGATACACCAAGCGCGACATCAAGAACTGGGCGGATATGATGGCCCGGTCCTTCGCCATGGCCGGAGCAACCCCGGAAGACACCATCCACAACGCTTACGGTTACGGACTCTTCACCGGCGGACTCGGCGCACATTATGGCGCTGAAGCTCTTGGCGCAACCATCATCCCGATTTCCGGGGGAGGCACCCGCCGTCAGGTTATGCTGCTTAAAGATTTCGGTGCGGACGTAATCTGCTGTACCCCCTCCTATGCACTCTTTCTACATGAAACAGGCAAAGAAATGGGTATTGATTTCAGCAAGCTGCCTCTGCGAATCGGGGTTTTCGGTGCAGAACCGTGGACCGACTCCATGCGCCGCGACATTGAAAACAAACTGAACATCAAGGCACTTGATATCTACGGCCTCTCCGAAATCATGGGACCAGGTGTAGCTATGGAATGCGCCGAAGAGCAAAACGGCCTGCACATCATGGAAGACCACTTCCTGCCTGAAATCATCAATCCAGAAACAGGCGAACCCGCGAAACCAGGCGAAGTGGGCGAACTGGTAATCACCACCCTGACCAAAGAAGGGATTCCGCTCATCCGTTACCGCACCCGCGACCTGACCCGCCTGAATTACACTGCCTGCCGCTGCGGTCGTACTTTTGCCCGCATGCAACGGGTAACCGGACGCAGTGACGACATGCTCATCATCCGTGGTGTCAACGTCTTCCCGTCCCAGATCGAATCTATCCTCATTGAGACAGAAGGACTCTCGCCGCACTACCAGCTGGTGATTGAACGCGACGGCAATCTCGATATCCTGACTATTAAAGTCGAAATTTCAGGTGCTGCATTTTCCGATGAAATTAAAAATTTACAGCGTCTCGAAAGAAAGATACAAAAAACTATTAAGGAATTCCTTGGCGTAACAGCCCGGGTACAGCTTGTGGAGCCCAAATCAATTGAACGTTCCGTGGGTAAAGCCCAGAGAATTCTCGACCTGCGTAAACAGGACCAGTAATAGAACCTATTCAAATGCGAGGAAACACCATGAAATGTGACCAGCTATCCATATTCCTTGAAAACCGTTCCGGAAGACTCGCCGAAGTAACCCGTCTGCTGACAGAGAACAAAGTCAACATCCGTGCTCTTTCTCTGGCCGACACTTCTGATTTCGGCATCCTGCGACTCATCGTGTCCGACTTTGAAACCGCACAGAGAGTGCTTAAAGATGCAGGATTCACCGTGGGCAAAACCTCTGTCGTAGCTGTAGTTGTGGACGACCAGCCCGGTGGACTGCACAACCTGCTCGAATTGCTGCGTTCATCCGGCATCAATGTGGAATACATGTACGCCTTCGTCCACCAGTCCGGCTCCAATGCCGTAATCATCTTCCGCTTTGACCGCACCGATCAGGCAATTGAACTGCTCAATGAAAAGCAGATCAAAATGATCCCCAGCGAAGAACTTTGTAAATTATAAGCCTCCGGCGGCTGGGGAAGGGAAACTTTTTACAAAAAGTATCCCTTCCCCAGACCCCATCTCTTCCAAAACTTTTATTAAGCTTCGCATATAGCGCATTCAGGCGTCTTAGATTTGATCGCAATATCTTGGTTGGTATTGCGTTTTTTTTATTATTTTTTTTTACTTCAAAAGAAACAAAACGTATTACATCTATTATGAATATCAAGCTGCTCAAACAAGAAGCCCCGTGCCGCTGGCGTATGGAAAAATACGGTCCCATGCGCGTAGACGGACTATTCTTCGGCAACAAAGATATCATCCTCGAACTGGACGAGACTACGGTTTCTCAGGTCCGCGATGTGGCATCTCTTCCGGGCGTGGTCGGTCCGGTCTGCGCTATGCCTGATGCCCATTCAGGGTATGGTTTCCCCATCGGCGGAGTGGGCGCTTTCGATGAGAAACACGGGGTTATTTCTGCGGGCGGAGTCGGTTTTGATATATCCTGCGGCGTACGCACCCTGACCACCGGGTTGAAAAAACAGGACTTGATCACTTGTGATGCCAAGCTTGCAGATTTGATTTTCCAGAGGATTCCTTCCGGCGCTGGGGTTGGAGGTGATATTATCCTAGAAGGCGATCAGCTTGATGAAATGCTGATCGGCGGTGCTTCATGGGCAGTCGGACAGGGATTCGGAAAACCGGAAGACCTCGGCAGGATTGAAGGACATGGCAAAAGCCTTCTGGCTGCCCCTTCCAAAGTACCCCTAAAAGCCAAGCAGCGCATGCGCAATCAGATGGGTTCGCTGGGATCGGGCAACCATTATCTGGAAGTACAGTATATTGAAGAAATCTACGACGCTGACAAAGCTGCGGCTTTCGATATCGAGGTAGATGATGTTGTGGTCAGTATCCATTGCGGTTCACGCGGACTGGGACACCAGATTGCAAAGGAATACCTGCCCATGATGGCTGATAAGGCACTGGAATTCGGAATTATACTGCCACACAAAGACATCGCCTGTGCGCCAATTAGCTCAGAACTGGGCCAGGATTATCTCGGTGCTATGGGAGCAGGCATCAATTGTGCGCTTGCCAATCGTCAGGTTATTGCCCACTTAGTTCGTGAATGCTTTGCTGAAATTCTGCCGCAGGCTGATTTGAAATTACTTTACGATGTGAGCCACAACACCTGCCAGAGGGAAATTTACAAGGTTAACGACAAAAACAAAAAACTCTGGGTACACCGCAAAGGTGCAACCCGTGCACTGGGCCCTAACCACCCGGAACTGCCCCGCGAATTCAAAAAACACGGCCAGCCGGTAATCATAGGCGGCAGCATGGGTACGGCATCATACATTCTAGCCGGGACCAAACAGGCTGCTGAAATATCATTTTCATCATGCTGCCACGGTGCAGGACGGGTTATGAGCCGTTCAAAGGCGCGCAAATCTTTTAAAGGCAATAAAATTCAGAAGGAACTGAGCAGGAGCGGTATCACCATCCGCAGCGGTTCAATCAGGGGGATCGCCGAGGAAGCCCCTCTCGCATACAAGTGTGTAGACATGATTATCGAATCGACCCAACTTGCTGGAATAGCAGAAAAGGTTGCCCGGTTACGTCCTATTTTATGCATTAAGGGCTAAAACTTGTGGAAATAGATTATTTTTTGAACTAAGTTACTCTGATGGAAAATATCGAAGTAATCAATAAAGATTGGCTGGCCTCCATGGCCTCCACCAAAAAAGAATTCCTGACCAAATTATTCGGGGTCTTTCTGCGTGATGAACCGGCACGGGTAACTAAAATAAGGGAAGCCTTTGAAGCCGAAAAGATGGACGAGCTGAAATATCTTGCCCACTCCCTGAAAGGAGCTGCCGCCACCATGGGGGCTGATCGGGTACGTGAAGCCTGCCTGCAACTGGAATACAGCGCCCGTGACGGGAACAAAGAACTTTCAGAAAAAAATCTTTATCTACTGGAAGAAGAAATGAAACTTGTCTACGATTTTATGAGCGACTTTATCCAGTAGCCGGGTAGCAAGAAATCCCTACAGAAAAGTAAGGACCTTAAAAGCTTTAACCCCCGACACCATCTGATGCCGGGGGCTGTTTTTGAGTTAAGGCTTTACAGTCAAAGTATATCTATTGTCCCAGTCAATATATTTGTTTATCAACTCGCGGACTTGAGCGGCATCGATTTTAG encodes the following:
- a CDS encoding phenylacetate--CoA ligase, whose translation is MIFDVDKETMPREELEELQLKRLKQLCERVYANVPFYAKKFKELGIEPKDINSLSDITKLPFTEKQDLRNHYPFGLFAVSRENIVRIHSSSGTTGKATVVGYTKRDIKNWADMMARSFAMAGATPEDTIHNAYGYGLFTGGLGAHYGAEALGATIIPISGGGTRRQVMLLKDFGADVICCTPSYALFLHETGKEMGIDFSKLPLRIGVFGAEPWTDSMRRDIENKLNIKALDIYGLSEIMGPGVAMECAEEQNGLHIMEDHFLPEIINPETGEPAKPGEVGELVITTLTKEGIPLIRYRTRDLTRLNYTACRCGRTFARMQRVTGRSDDMLIIRGVNVFPSQIESILIETEGLSPHYQLVIERDGNLDILTIKVEISGAAFSDEIKNLQRLERKIQKTIKEFLGVTARVQLVEPKSIERSVGKAQRILDLRKQDQ
- a CDS encoding ACT domain-containing protein, which encodes MKCDQLSIFLENRSGRLAEVTRLLTENKVNIRALSLADTSDFGILRLIVSDFETAQRVLKDAGFTVGKTSVVAVVVDDQPGGLHNLLELLRSSGINVEYMYAFVHQSGSNAVIIFRFDRTDQAIELLNEKQIKMIPSEELCKL
- a CDS encoding RtcB family protein encodes the protein MNIKLLKQEAPCRWRMEKYGPMRVDGLFFGNKDIILELDETTVSQVRDVASLPGVVGPVCAMPDAHSGYGFPIGGVGAFDEKHGVISAGGVGFDISCGVRTLTTGLKKQDLITCDAKLADLIFQRIPSGAGVGGDIILEGDQLDEMLIGGASWAVGQGFGKPEDLGRIEGHGKSLLAAPSKVPLKAKQRMRNQMGSLGSGNHYLEVQYIEEIYDADKAAAFDIEVDDVVVSIHCGSRGLGHQIAKEYLPMMADKALEFGIILPHKDIACAPISSELGQDYLGAMGAGINCALANRQVIAHLVRECFAEILPQADLKLLYDVSHNTCQREIYKVNDKNKKLWVHRKGATRALGPNHPELPREFKKHGQPVIIGGSMGTASYILAGTKQAAEISFSSCCHGAGRVMSRSKARKSFKGNKIQKELSRSGITIRSGSIRGIAEEAPLAYKCVDMIIESTQLAGIAEKVARLRPILCIKG
- a CDS encoding Hpt domain-containing protein — its product is MENIEVINKDWLASMASTKKEFLTKLFGVFLRDEPARVTKIREAFEAEKMDELKYLAHSLKGAAATMGADRVREACLQLEYSARDGNKELSEKNLYLLEEEMKLVYDFMSDFIQ